From one Solanum stenotomum isolate F172 chromosome 12, ASM1918654v1, whole genome shotgun sequence genomic stretch:
- the LOC125848266 gene encoding calcium-transporting ATPase 2, plasma membrane-type-like yields MESYLNENFGDVKPKHSSEEVLKRWRSLCGVVKNPKRRFRFTANLSKRYEAAAMRRTNHEKLRVAVLVSKAAFQFIQGMQPSDYSVPKEVEDAGFQIDADELGSVVESHDLKKVKFHGGVAGIASKLATSSTDGISTNNETALIRRQKLFGVNKFQESEARSFWLFVWEALQDMTLMILGACAFVSLIVGIVMEGWPVGAHDGLGIVASILLVVFVTATSDYRQSLQFRDLDKEKKKISIQVTRNGYRQKMSIYDLVPGDIVHLAIGDQVPADGLFLSGFSVLIDESSLTGESEPVMVNAQNPFLLSGTKVQDGSCKMLVTTVGMRTQWGKLIATLSEGGDDETPLQVKLNGVATIIGKIGLFFAVVTFAVLLQKMFGRKLLEGSHWSWSGEEAREVLEYFAIAVTIVVVAVPEGLPLAVTLSLAFAMKKMMNDKALVRHLAACETMGSATTICSDKTGTLTTNRMTVVKTCFCMNVKDVSKPGDASALCSEMPNSVLKTLLQSIFNNTSGEVVATKGKKCEMLGTPTETAILEFGLALGGDFQAERQAGKLVKIEPFNSTKKLMGVVLELPEGGLRAHTKGASEIILAACDKVVNSNGDVVFMDETLRNNLNATIEQFATEALRTLCLAYMDLENGFSPDDAIPLSGYTCIGIVGIKDPVRPGVKESVALCRSAGVTVRMVTGDNINTAKAIARECGILTDDGIAIEGPVFREMSQEEMLKVIPKIQVMARSSPLDKHTLVKQLRTTFNEVVAVTGDGTNDAPALHEADIGLAMGIAGTEVAKESADVIILDDNFSTIVTVAKWGRSVYINIQKFVQFQLTVNIVALVVNFASACVTGSAPLTAVQLLWVNMIMDTLGALALATEPPNDELMKRAPVGRKGNFISNVMWRNILGQSLYQFLVIWFLQVYGKTIFRLDGPDANLTLNTIIFNSFVFCQLFNEVNSREMEKIEVWEGILDNYVFVTVIGVTLFFQIIIIEYLGTFANTTPLSFAQWFVSVFFGFLGMPIAVHLKKMQI; encoded by the exons ATGGAAAGCTATTTGAATGAAAATTTTGGAGATGTGAAGCCGAAGCATTCCTCGGAGGAAGTGCTGAAGCGATGGAGGAGCCTTTGTGGTGTTGTCAAGAACCCTAAACGTCGGTTTCGTTTCACTGCTAATTTATCCAAGCGTTATGAGGCTGCTGCAATGCGACGTACTAATCAT GAGAAACTGAGGGTAGCAGTTCTGGTTTCAAAGGCTGCATTTCAGTTTATACAAG GCATGCAACCAAGTGATTACAGTGTCCCAAAGGAAGTTGAAGACGCCGGTTTTCAAATTGACGCTGACGAGCTAGGATCTGTTGTCGAAAGCCATGACCTGAAAAAAGTCAAATTTCATGGAGGAGTGGCTGGGATTGCAAGTAAGCTGGCCACGTCAAGTACCGATGGGATTTCTACTAATAATGAAACTGCCCTAATTCGCAGACAGAAACTTTTTGGAGTTAACAAATTCCAAGAAAGTGAAGCTCGGAGCTTTTGGTTGTTTGTCTGGGAAGCTCTTCAAGACATGACTCTCATGATCCTTGGTGCGTGTGCTTTTGTTTCTCTGATTGTTGGCATTGTAATGGAGGGATGGCCTGTAGGGGCCCATGATGGTCTTGGTATTGTAGCTAGTATTTTGCTGGTGGTCTTTGTTACAGCAACAAGTGATTATCGTCAATCCTTGCAGTTCAGAGACCTTgacaaagagaagaagaagatatctATCCAGGTTACTAGGAACGGATACAGACAAAAGATGTCCATATATGATCTAGTTCCTGGCGATATAGTTCATCTTGCAATAGGAGATCAAGTCCCTGCAGATGGACTCTTTCTTTCAGGATTTTctgttttaattgatgaatccAGCTTGACTGGAGAAAGTGAGCCAGTAATGGTCAATGCTCAAaatccttttcttctttctggAACCAAGGTCCAAGATGGTTCTTGCAAGATGTTGGTTACAACAGTTGGGATGAGGACTCAATGGGGAAAACTGATAGCAACTCTCAGTGAAGGCGGTGATGATGAGACTCCATTACAGGTTAAACTGAATGGAGTGGCAACAATCATTGGAAAGATAGGCCTTTTCTTTGCTGTTGTGACTTTTGCAGTACTCTTGCAAAAAATGTTTGGCCGAAAACTGCTAGAGGGATCCCACTGGAGCTGGTCTGGGGAAGAAGCTAGGGAAGTCTTGGAATACTTTGCCATTGCAGTTACCATTGTGGTTGTTGCAGTTCCTGAGGGACTTCCTCTGGCTGTGACCTTAAGCCTTGCTTTTGCCATGAAAAAGATGATGAATGATAAAGCACTTGTCCGCCATCTAGCAGCTTGTGAGACAATGGGATCAGCTACAACCATCTGTAGTGACAAAACTGGCACTCTAACAACCAACCGCATGACTGTAGTGAAAACATGCTTCTGTATGAATGTCAAAGATGTGAGCAAACCAGGTGATGCATCTGCACTTTGTTCTGAAATGCCAAATTCTGTGCTCAAAACTTTGCTGCAGTCGATTTTTAACAACACAAGTGGAGAAGTTGTAGCTACCAAGGGCAAGAAGTGTGAGATGTTGGGAACCCCAACTGAGACTGCTATATTGGAGTTTGGTTTAGCTCTTGGTGGAGATTTTCAAGCAGAACGACAAGCAGGAAAGCTCGTAAAAATTGAACCATTCAACTCTACTAAGAAGCTGATGGGTGTGGTGCTTGAGCTTCCTGAAGGAGGTTTAAGAGCTCATACCAAGGGTGCTTCAGAAATTATTTTGGCTGCCTGTGACAAAGTAGTCAACTCAAATGGTGACGTTGTTTTCATGGATGAAACATTAAGAAATAATCTTAATGCCACCATTGAGCAGTTTGCTACTGAAGCTCTTCGTACCTTGTGTCTTGCCTATATGGATCTGGAAAATGGATTCTCTCCTGATGATGCTATTCCACTCTCTGGGTACACTTGCATAGGAATTGTAGGTATAAAGGATCCCGTTCGTCCTGGAGTCAAGGAGTCTGTTGCACTTTGTCGTTCAGCAGGCGTGACTGTTCGGATGGTCACTGGAGATAACATTAATACTGCAAAAGCCATAGCTAGGGAATGTGGTATACTGACCGATGATGGTATCGCTATTGAAGGACCAGTTTTCCGGGAAATGAGTCAAGAGGAAATGCTTAAAGTGATTCCCAAAATTCAG GTGATGGCTAGGTCTTCTCCACTAGACAAGCACACATTGGTAAAGCAATTGCGGACAACATTCAATGAAGTTGTTGCAGTCACTGGTGATGGGACCAATGATGCTCCTGCACTTCATGAAGCAGATATTGGACTTGCAATGGGAATTGCTGGAACTGAG GTTGCCAAAGAGAGTGCTGATGTTATCATACTGGATGACAACTTCTCCACAATTGTTACCGTAGCCAAATGGGGACGCTCAGTCtacataaatattcaaaaatttgttCAGTTTCAGCTGACTGTTAATATTGTTGCTTTGGTAGTTAACTTCGCTTCAGCTTGTGTGACAG GAAGCGCTCCCCTCACTGCTGTTCAACTTCTGTGGGTCAACATGATTATGGATACCTTAGGAGCACTTGCTTTAGCAACAGAGCCCCCTAATGACGAACTAATGAAAAGAGCACCAGTAGGGAGGAAAGGAAACTTTATCAGCAACGTCATGTGGAGAAATATCTTGGGCCAATCTCTATATCAGTTCTTAGTTATATGGTTCCTACAAGTATATGGGAAAACAATATTTCGTCTTGATGGCCCGGATGCTAACCTTACCCTCAACACAATTATTTTCAACTCATTCGTCTTCTGCCAG CTTTTCAATGAAGTGAACTCCCGAGAGATGGAAAAAATTGAGGTTTGGGAAGGCATACTGGATAACTATGTATTTGTGACAGTTATCGGTGTAACTCTCTTCTTCCAAATCATAATCATCGAATACCTGGGGACATTTGCCAACACCACTCCCCTCTCATTTGCTCAATGGTTCGTAAGTGTATTTTTCGGGTTCTTGGGCATGCCAATTGCTGTACACTTGAAAAAGATGCAGATATGA